TCAAACTGAAATCCACCCATATGCCTATTAACAATGGAATGATTAAATTAATTGTTTTATAGTCACAGAATAGAAACCTATACAGCAATGCAAATGAATGATCACTAACAACACGCAGCAATAAATTCACAAACAACATAAGGAATTCCAAAATCCAATTCAAATAGTTaaggctttattatttttttcatataaaattcaaaacagaCCTGTGCTGTAAGATGTCAGAGCAGTGGTTCCTCTGAGGAGCAGTGACTGGGATGGAGCACAAGAGACTCCTAGGAATCTGTTAGACAATATTCTCTTGATTGATCTAGGTACTGAGTAGAGaaatgtgttcactttgtgaactGTCATTGAGCTTTGCATTTATGACCTGTGCATGtgtctttgaatttttaaaacacatatcaCCACTCAGAAAGGTGGGATATGGTGAATAGATTAGTGTTGTCATGTCCTTATATTGTAAAGGTGGGGTTGAAGAGTATTAAATAAAGTGACACTGTGATTAGCTTTTTAAATGTAGGCTGAAACTTCTGggcaaaaattaacaaataatgaGTATACAACTTTCAAAGAAAAGGGGTCAATTATAATGTAGAATTACAAGGTAGactcaattaaaaattaatacaataGAAGTTAACATAGATAAAATAACAAACTCTATTGACACTGAAATGtgtgaattattaaataaaacttaaatagacCAATTACCTGTTTTAAAATCAAGCATTGTTTTACTATATTCATTGGATTTTTTAAAGAGATATGGCCAAAGATAAAAAAGTAGGAAAGATAAAAATTCATTCTATGCAATTTTAACAATGAAAGAACTAGCATAgcaatatatatatcaaataacATACAATTTAAGATTTGTCATTTTTGTAATTGgaactattttacatttttcttaatgTACAAATGGATAATGGATAACAAAGAGAGCTGActttatatgtgtataaatatacacAGGTatacacaatcacacacacatacatatacacacacagatcaCACAGAGACATATTATGTATATAATCACAATTGTAGGTGTGCGTATGTCTATATACATGCATTTTTTTCTACTACTTGTTTTGTGATATAATTTGTGCTAAATATTTAAGTGTCTCATGGGAGCTAACAATATGCATTTCTCTTTGTTGTACAAGATTCAATATACATTGTTtaggtaaaatatttttgtttttgaagttaGTGAATTCTCAGTCCTTTGCATCAGCTCCAGAATGTGAATACAGAGAAAACTACATAAAAATCTCTTCTAAAATTAAGGAAATACTCTTTGCTCCTTGAAAATCAAGAAGCCACAAACTCTACATAAACAGAATGGATTCATGTCTTTCCCTTTCAAATGGCTCTCCCTACAATGCTCCAAATTTAATGGCCATCTAGTTAATCGTATTAGAGATATGTTAGGGGTATGCACCTCCAAACCCCTTTGTTGCCAACATGCTAAAATCATCATCTCAAAAGAGAAGACTCTGCCTTCTACAGATCCCAATTCCATGCAATTCATGTCTTTTAAAATTGTCCTACTCACATGATATTGTTTAAAAATCAGCTAATGTTATTTTATGCTTTCCTTTGCCCCTGTACAGACGCATCTGGCCATTTCCACCTGAAAATGCTAAATGTTTAAACATGGTCATCTCGCTCCATAAGATCATATTTCAAATAAAGGACAACCATCTCTTTAAGGATGTAATATAGAAAACTCATAGCTGGCTCCAAAAACCTTTACTCATTGACTGAATTTCTCCTCCAGCAGTATTGTCTTCAGTTTCAGTTATGATCTGCAACATGCTGTTCTATTTTTATGTACTTTTTCCAAAAATTTCATGCCTAGTTCATGGCTGGGAAATTTACTGTGTTTGTTTCAAAGACTTCTCCATAATACCCAGATTACTGCAGGACCTGGTGTTCATTGTTGCATAAATTCTGAACTCCTCCACTGGAAGCATTAGTAACACATCAATCACATGAGTTTATACATGATAACTATATAATATTGCAGTACAGTTACTATCATAACCTATTGTCTATTATGAAGAAGATATTCAGCATGTCCTGTTAACATTATCTGGTCAGCCAGACATAATTGTACTTAGGACTACAAGGAGGATGAGTGAGTTACCTAATGAACATTGTACAAATACATACAATTTACATATTTCTCATTAGATTAGGGGATTTTGTATTTCTTATCCAGGCAAAGCACAGCCTGGATACACTGGATTCACATCTCATGAGCAGAAAGGGACTGACACTTGGGAAAGACAGAGTGCTTACTGAATTGGCATTTAAGAGGAACCAGTTGGAATTATTAAAAAGAGCCAAAACTGtctcaaaaatgaaggaaagggtGTTAAAAAAGACAAAGGTGCTCACCAGGAGAAGGATGGTTTTGGTAGCTCTGGACTCAGGGGAGGTTCTGAGGGAGACATTGGTCTTATGAAGGTGTTGAACCCTCTGCCTTTGCCTGTACAGGATGAAAACAATGCAGCCACTGGCCCAGAGCATGAGCCCCAAACAGAAAACATCAGGGAAGGACAGCAATGCTGCATATAAGGAGTCTCTGGTTTTGTCATGACGAACAGAAGAACAGTATCCAAAACTTTTTCTGTTTGTGATGTTTTTGTGGCTCCCACTGCTAGTCAGAAACATAGGATAAATGACATTTATCAACATTTGCAGGGTCCAGCACAGGAAAATTGAAGGGACAATGCACTTGAGAGCTTTCACTTTAAGCTCTGCCCACCTGGAGTTCCTGGGGCTGATCATGATGGCCTGGACTACACTCAAGAGGCAGGTGTTACAAACGGACACACCCCTGCCCACTACATGAACATAGGGGAAAA
This genomic window from Diceros bicornis minor isolate mBicDic1 chromosome 34, mDicBic1.mat.cur, whole genome shotgun sequence contains:
- the LOC131397306 gene encoding vomeronasal type-1 receptor 4-like; the protein is MAARDLAVAMIFSLQTLFGILGNFFLLYHYLFLYSTGCRTRSGDLIVKSLIVANLLVLFSSGIHYTMSPFGWYHPNDFVYTFFPYVHVVGRGVSVCNTCLLSVVQAIMISPRNSRWAELKVKALKCIVPSIFLCWTLQMLINVIYPMFLTSSGSHKNITNRKSFGYCSSVRHDKTRDSLYAALLSFPDVFCLGLMLWASGCIVFILYRQRQRVQHLHKTNVSLRTSPESRATKTILLLVSTFVFFNTLSFIFETVLALFNNSNWFLLNANSVSTLSFPSVSPFLLMRCESSVSRLCFAWIRNTKSPNLMRNM